A genomic stretch from Kwoniella europaea PYCC6329 chromosome 2, complete sequence includes:
- a CDS encoding 1-pyrroline-5-carboxylate dehydrogenase produces MTSQLASFKVPVIDNEPMKNYAAGSEERKGLQAAVEKMLKSAPYEVPCVINGKEVKTGDIQSQPMPHDHVNPLCTYHAASSEVVNQAIEGALAARQSWEEIPWADKAAIFLKAADLIAGKYRYELMAATMLGQGKNAWQAEIDAAAELCDFLRFSVKYVEELYQQQPPRNSQGVWNRVEFRPLEGFVLAVTPFNFTAIGGNLVGAPAIVGNVLVWKPSPMATYSNYIVHKIFLEAGMPPSVIQFVPGNPPEVVKQCIDHKAFAGLHFTGSTQIFRKLWKDISNNLDIYRGYPRIVGETGGKNFHLYHSSAEIKSGVHQAIRAAFEYSGQKCSALSRCYVPSSLWNNGFKDQLVDETNKITIGPCTEWNHFTGPVIGRPAFDKITSIIEQAKKAGGEVIAGGEWDDSKGYFIKPTVIVTKDPKSISMTQEIFGPVLTVYVYEDSEYDNLPKLIEDTTEYALTGSIFAQERAALVSAAHKLRNAAGNFYINDKCTGAVVGQQPFGGARASGTNDKSGSIAIFSRFVSMRSIKENFIAPQDHYYPSNFL; encoded by the exons ATGACTTCTCAACTCGCTTCTTTCAAAGTCCCCGTCATTGACAATGAGCCAATG AAAAACTACGCTGCTGGCAGTgaggagagaaagggattACAAGCCGCCGTCGAGAAGATGCTCAAGAGTGCTCCTTACGAAGTACCATGTGTCATCAATggtaaagag GTTAAAACCGGTGATATCCAATCCCAACCTATGCCTCATGACCATGTCAACCCCTTGTGTACCTACCACGCCGCTTCCAGCGAAGTCGTCAACCAAGCTATCGAAGGTGCCTTAGCCGCTCGACAATCTTGGGAAGAGATCCCCTGGGCCGATAAAGCTGCCATCTTCCTGAAAGCTGCCGACTTGATCGCCGGTAAATACAGATACGAATTGATGGCTGCTACCATGCTTGGTCAGGGTAAGAACGCTTGGCAAGCTGAGATTGACGCTGctgctgag CTCTGTGACTTCTTGAGGTTCTCAGTCAAATACGTCGAAGAACTttaccaacaacaacctccaAGAAACTCTCAAGGTGTCTGGAA CCGAGTCGAGTTCCGACCCCTCGAAGGTTTCGTCCTTGCTGTCACCCCTTTCAACTTCACTGCCATTGGTGGTAACCTCGTTGGTGCTCCCGCTATCGTTGGTAACGTGCTCGTATGGAAACCATCCCCAATGGCTACCTACTCCAATTACATCGTCCACAAGATCTTCCTCGAAGCCGGTATGCCCCCATCCGTTATCCAATTCGTTCCCGGAAACCCACCTGAAGTCGTCAAACAATGCATCGACCACAAAGCCTTTGCAGGTTTACACTTCACTGGATCTACCCAAATCTTCCGAAAACTGTGGAAGGACATCTCCAACAACCTTGACATCTACCGAGGATACCCACGAATTGTCGGTGAAACTGGTGGAAAGAACTTCCACTTGTACCACTCATCCGCCGAGATCAAATCAGGTGTTCACCAAGCTATTCGAGCAGCTTTCGAATACTCTGGTCAGAAATGTTCAGCCTTATCTAGATGTTACGTCCCATCTTCATTATGGAACAATGGATTCAAAGATCAATTAGTTGACGAGACCAACAAGATCACCATCGGACCATGTACCGAATGGAACCACTTCACTGGACCTGTCATTGGTCGACCCGCTTTCGACAagatcacctccatcatcgaacaagctaagaaagccGGTGGTGAAGTCATTGCCGGtggtgaatgggatgacTCCAAAGGTTACTTCATCAAACCTACCGTTATCGTCACCAAGGATCCTAAATCTATTTCTATGACTCAAGAGATCTTCGGTCCAGTGTTGACTGTTTACGTGTATGAAGATTCGGAATATGACAACTTGCCTAAATTGATTGAAGATACTACCGAATACGCTTTGACCGGATCAATCTTCGCTCAAGAGCGTGCTGCCTTGGTATCTGCCGCTCACAAATTACGAAACGCCGCTGGAAACTTCTACATCAACGATAAATGTACTGGTGCCGTTGTTGGACAACAGCCTTTCGGTGGTGCTAGAGCTTCGGGAACGAACGATAAATCAGGTTCGATCGCTATTTTCTCGAGATTCGTTTCGATGAGATCTATCAAGGAGAACTTCATCGCTCCTCAGGATCACTACTACCCTTCCAACTTCCTTTAA